GCTCTCCTGAGTCTTCCCATCAAATGAGCCCACCTCTTCCCCTTGGGTCAGAACAATGGGGAGAGAAATATCTACACTCAGCCAGCAACTGAGAGCTGAGAGGGTCCCCAAACCACTTGTTGCACCCTCCCGCTGGGGTGACTCAGCTTGCCGTCTGGAAGGAACTTGGAAAGTTACCATCCCGGGATATCCCTGTTGGTCTCAGGTTCTTGCAGATTAGCTGGTCTAGCTGCACCCCTGTTTTAGAGATAGTAACTCTGAAGCCCCGCACGCAGAACACTGGGGTCCTGGGTTGTCTGGGACTAGAAACTTGGCTTCTGGCTTCACACTGCCTTCCTCTGCTCCCTGTCACACCCTTCTCCAGAGAcaataaggaaatgaaagaggagaaattcCAGTCTCCTGGTGTGGGGGTGCAGGTCCCCCAAGGGCTTCCCCCAATCTCAGCCCCACCCTGGCAGGGGAGATCCGGTTCAGACCCGGACACCAGGGGTTCATCCCAGCCCCGGGGCGTGAGAAAGCCTAGGGTGGATTAGAGCAGCTGGAGTGCTTGAGGTCGGACCTTAAGGAGGACTTCCGGGTGGGTGGGGAGCCAGGAAGGAGGGCCCTGGGGTCCCTATCTGTCTTACTGTGCAATACCAGAGAGCCTGACTGGGTTGGAGAAATGGGGGATGGGGGTACAGGAGGATTTGGAAACTCTGTGGACCCCTCTAATCCATAACCTTCTCAcctcatctcttttctttttctggggaGGGGACCTGAAGCCACCAACCAGGGGGAGAGATTGCATGGGGGAAGGGAGTAACTGTGGCTGCAATTTTACTGTGAGACTTGGGGTGAGGAGGAGTGGATTCattgaagggagggaggaagggagggagatagatagatagatagatagatagatagatagatagatagataaatgctTGGATAGACGGAtggatagatagattgataggaagatggtggctgggcacagtggctcatgactgtaatcccagcactttgggaggccgaagagggtggatcacttgaggtcaggagttcaagaccagcctggccaacatggtgaaacaccgtctctactaaaaatacaaaaattagctgggcgtggtggcgcatgtctataatcccagttacttgggagattgagacaggagaatctcttgaaccctggaggcagaggttgcagtgagccaagatagagtcactgcgctccagcctgggtgacagagtgagactctatctcaaaaaaaaaaaaaaaaagacaagaagatgggctgaaggaggaagacaggtgggagttgggggtgggaTGGGAGTGGGGTAGAGTCGGGTAGTGAGAGAGAGTgccagggaagggagaaagagatggaaggctggagagagagacaggcgCCAAGATGGAGGGGAAAGAAAGATGGGAGAGGACTCGGGAGGGGTGGGGGGTAGGGAGGAAGAGCAAAAGAGGTTAGGGAGGAGACAGAAGGGAAAACAATgccggggtggggagggagatggGAGAGGGGAATGTGGGTACTGGTACTGAGACAGGTAACACAAAGGCAAAAATAGCCAACAGAGATTCAAAGAGACATGATGAAAGAGCTCCTTGGAGagacatgaaaaggaaagagtggAGGATTTCTCCACTGGAACTTAGACTTAGGGTTGAGTTGGTTGCCCTCTCTCCCTGATTCCCTAAGCCACCCTGGCAAGACTCGTTTCTCCCCCGACCTTGTGACCTGCGGAAGCTGACAGTGGtagggccagacatggtggctcatggctgtaatctcaacactttgggaggctgaggcgggaggatcacctgaggtcaggaattcgagactagcctgaccaacatggtgaaaccctgtctttattaaaaatacaaaaattagccgagtggtgtggtgcctgcctgtaatcccagctactcaggaggctgaggcaggagaatcgcttgaacctgggaggcagaggttgcagtgagctgagatggcaccacagcactccagcctgggcaatggagtgagactctgtctcacaaaaaaagaaaaaaaagcttacaGTGGCAGGAGATTAGGCAGTATCCAGTTAACTCACATTTGGTGGCTCTAGCCAGTGCTACATATAGCAGCATTTCCCCAACCCGCGCAGTGCCATGAGACCCCAGGCCTCAGAGGAGGCAGTGGGGAAAGGTCCAGATAGAGGATGAGGCAGAGAGGATGGGAGATAGTGGTTGAGAAGGGATAGGTagatacaaagaaagaaacaaccttCTAGCATGCCTATGTTTTCCTGGCATATTCTGTTCACTGTTGTGTTCCTGCTAGACTGTTAGCACCACGAGGGCAGGCATTTCTGTCTTAGtccctgcttttattttattttatgattattattttttaagatggagtcttgctctgttgcccaggctggagtgcagtggcgcgatctcggctcaccacaacctctgcctcctgtgttcaagcaattatcttgcctcagcctccctagtagctgggattgcaggcatgtgccaccacgtccggctaattttgtatttttagtagagacggggtttctccctgttggtcaggctggtcttgaactcccgacctcaagcaatccgcccacctcagcctcccaaagtgctggaattacaggcgtgagccaccgcacctcgCCTAGTCACTGCGTTTATAGCGTGACCTGGAACAggtctggagccagactgcctggttgcagaatcccagttctgcccccattcttgctgtgtgaccccaacaacctctctgggcctcagctagctcagctgtaaaatgggcatCATCATAACACCTCCTCCCATAGTACGGTTGTCAAGATTCAAGGAGACCATTCTTGTGAAGTGCCTGGAACAGCGCCTGGCACGGAGCAGCTAACTGATAAAtactggttgaatgaatgaaagaatatacAGAGGGTTACTTAGAAAGGCATTGCAATATCTAACATGTTCCATTGACCTAGGATCCTCCTTTTTCCCCCATTTGAACATTTCCAAAAATGGGATGCATTTTACAGTCAGTGGTGTCCAATGATTTTAACTGTTTTTCCCGTTTGTATTAATACATAAAGTTATGCTGCAGCTTCCAGAGAAGTCTTAGATTTGAAGATATATAGTAAATAGATACATAATATTAGGTTGAAAAGTGATTTGTGATATTCAAACACTTTTATGTATAAAtacagtaattttttatttttatttatttatttatttttttttttttttgagacagagtcttgctctgtcgcccaggctggagtgcagtggtgcaatcttggctcactgcaacctccacctcctaggttcaagcagttctgccgtagcctcctgaatagctgggactataggcgcgtgccaccataccctgctgttttttgtatttttagtagagacagggtttcgccatgttggcctggctggtctcgaactcctgacctcaagtgatccgcctgccttggcctccccaagtgctgggattacaggtgtgagccaccatgcctggcctaaatacaGTAATTTTATAAGCTAAAAGATTGAAAAGAGCTACACGTATATGTTAGATTATCACAGTTATaataactgttttttgtttgtttgtttgtttttgagatggagtctcactctgtcgcctaggctggagtgcagtggcgtgatctcagctcactgcaagctccgcctcctgggttcatgccattctcctgcctcagcctcccgagtagctgggactacaggcgcccgccacctcgcccagctaattttgttttggtatttttagtagagacggggtttcgccgtgttagccaagatggtctcgatctcctgaccttgtgatctgcccgccttggcctcccaaagtggtgggatgacaggcgtgagccactgcacctggcctataataACTCTTTATGATTACTAAAATTGAGAACTGCTGATTTAACTAATAAACCAGCAGTTATTAAATTTTTTGGTCTCAGGACTCTGCAcccctgtttttttgttgttgttgttttgtttttgagatgcagtcttgctctgttgccctggctgcagtgcaattgtgcaatcttatctcagctcactgcagcctcagactgctgggctcaagcaatcctcctgcctcaacctcccgagtagctgggattacaggcgtgtgcaagatgcctggctgatttttgtatttttgatagagacagggttttcccatgttgccaggctggtcttgaactcctgacctcaagtgatccaccctcctcagctcccaaagtcctgggattactttgggagactgaggcaggaggattacttgagaccagaagtttgagaacagcctgggcaatgtggtgaatccccgtctctactaaaaatacaaaaaaattagctgggtgtgcagtgcatgcccgtaattccagccacttgggaggctgagacataatagcttgaacttgggaggtggaggttgcagtgagccaagattgaaccactgcactccagcctgggcaacagagtgagactctgtctctaaataaataaataatccggGTGTAGtgatgcctgcctgtaatcccagctacttaggtggctgaggcaggaggatcacttgagccccggagtttgaggctacagtgagctgtgactgaaccactgcacttcagcctgagtgacagagtgagaccctgtgggAAAAAATTATTGAGGAGCCCAAACAGTTTCTGTTGATGTGGGTTATGTCTATCTACATTTACTGTATTTAAAATTAGAACTGAGAAATGTTAAAATCatgtattaattcacttaaaaatagCAATCATTTgttagtgtaaaagcatttctattaaAAGAaccaaatttcaaaaaatttagtCAAAAGAGTGGCACTGTTTTCCATTTCTGCTAATCAAGTTTGGCCCAGTGGAAGACAGCTAGATTCTCCTGTCTGCTTCTGTATTCTCTCTGTTGAAATATCAACACcctctggaaaactccactgtacacttcatgagaaagagagtgaaaaggGCTAATAATAACTTAGGATTGTGggtacggtggcttacgcctgtaatcttagcacttgggggatgccgaggtgggtggatcacgaggtcaggagttcaagaccagcctggccaacatggagaaaccccgtctctactaaaaatacaaaaaaaaaaaaagctggcgtggtggcgcacacctgtaatcccagctgctctggaggcggaggcaggagaatcagttgagcccaggaggcggaggttgcattgaggcgagatcgtgccactgcactccagcctgggcaacacagcaagactctgcctcgaaaaaaaaaaaatactttttttttttttttttttttgagacggagtctcacgctgttgcccaggctggagtgcagtggcgcgatctcggctcactgcaagctccgcctcccgggttcccgccattctcctgcctcagcctcctgagtagctgggactacaggcgcccgccaccgcgcccggctaatttttttgtatttttagtagagacggggtttcactgtggtctcgatctcctgaccttgtgatccgcccgcctcggcctcccaaagtgctgggattacaggcttgagccaccgcacccggccaaaaaaaaatactattattttgaaaatagttttgacttcGTGGACATCCTCAAAGGGTTTCAGAGACTCCCCTGGGTGTCCCAAACCCTGGAGAATCACTTAAAGGATGACCTTGAGTGTATGGGAGCATGGTGGGTGGGAAAGTGGGGAGCAGAAAGGGCATGTCTAGGGAGTGAGGAGAGACCTTTAGAGACCGCATTCTACAGATAGAGCGATGATGGAAGGGATTTGTAGAGGATGCAAGATGGACGACAGACAGATGTGCAGTGGGTCCTGGGATCCTTCGCTGACCAGCAGAGTGGAACCCCACTGACCCCTTTCATCTTTCCCTCTAGGTCTACTCTCCGGTGACCCCAGTTCCCACCATGGCCCCCCTCAACTCCTACATGACCCTGAACCCTCTAAGCTCTCCCTATCCCCCTGGGGGGCTCCCTGCCTCCCCATTGCCCTCAGGACCCCTGGCACCCCCAGCACCTGCAGCACCCCTGGGGCCCACCTTCCCAGGCCTGGGTgccagtggtggcagcagcagctcAGGGTATGGGGCCCCGGGTCCTGGGCTGGTGCATGGGAAGGAGATGCCGAAGGGGTATCGGCGGCCCCTGGCACACGCCAAGCCACCGTATTCCTACATCTCGCTCATCACCATGGCCATCCAGCAGGCACCGGGCAAGATGCTGACCTTGAGTGAAATCTACCAGTGGATCATGGACCTCTTCCCTTACTACCGGGAGAATCAGCAGCGCTGGCAGAACTCCATTCGCCACTCGCTGTCTTTCAACGATTGCTTCGTCAAGGTGGCGCGCTCCCCAGACAAGCCTGGCAAGGGCTCCTACTGGGCCCTGCACCCCAGCTCAGGGAACATGTTTGAGAACGGTTGCTACCTGCGCCGCCAGAAGCGCTTCAAGCTGGAGGAGAAGGTGAAGAAAGGGGGCAGTGGAGCTGCTACCACCACTAGGAACGGGACAGGGTCTGCTGCCTCGACCACCACCCCCCCCGTGGCCACAGTCACCTCCCcgccccagcccccacctccgGCCCCTGAGCCTGAGGCCCAGGGTGGGGAAGATGTGGGGGCTCTGGACTGTGGCTCACCCCCTTCCTCCACACCCTATTTCACTGGCCTGGAGCTCCCAGGGGAGCTGAAGCTAGATGCGCCCTACAACTTCAACCACCCTTTCTCCATCAACAACCTGATGTCAGAACAGACACCAGCACCTCCCAAACTGGACGTGGGGTTTGGGGGCTACGGGGCTGAGGGTGGGGAGGCTGGAGTCTACTACCAGGGCCTTTATTCCCGCTCTCTGCTTAATGCATCCTAGCAGGGGCTGGGAACATGGTGGTGGGTATGGCTGGAGCTCATACCACAAAGCTCTTGGGGCCTGATCACTTCTGGTGACACTTTGCTTGTCCCGTTGGTTGACATCTGGGTGGGTCTATTACTTACTGTGACGACTGCTGTCTCAGTGGGCATGGTGTTGATCCATTGGGTACTGTGATAACCACCATGGATACATTTTGGTGGCCCACTGGATACTGTGAGGACTGCTACATTGATGTTATTGGCTGATCCACTGCATGGTTTGATAGCCACCATCTTGGTTGGCCCTTTGGGTGTGATGGTGATAGCATTTCCGTGACATCTTTTTTGGCCCCCCATTAGGTGCTGTGCTCACTTCTTTTTTGGTGTACTTCTTGGCACAGTAGGTGCCAAGTTGGCCACCATTCTGTGTAACACCTTTTGTGGCCCATTGGGTGCTTTGATGGACATCATACTGAGTAGGTGACAATGTCAGTGGGCCACCATGTGCCATGATGGCTGCTGCAGGCCCGTGTTGGCCATGTCGTCACCATTCTCTTTGGCATGGGTTGGGTAGGGGATGGCGGTGAGAATACTCCTTGGTTTTCTCTGAagcccaccctttcccccaactCTGGTCCAGGAGAAACCGGAAAAGGCTGGTTAGGGTATGGGGAATTTCTACTGAAGTCTGATTCTTGCCCGGGAAGCGGGGTACTGGCTGTGTTTAATCATTAAAGGCACCATGTCCGCCTCTTACTGAGTCTCTTTTCCTTGGCCAGTGGGCCCTGTGGGGCTTGAACACCTGAATTTGCGCTCCTCTGTCCCTTCTGCTTCCTGCCCCCAAGAGCTGGCTGCCTCTGGGGGAGGAGTTGGGGGAGGCATCGACCTGACCTTTGGCTCTTTGTTGTCCCTGACCCCAAGGACAGTTTGCTCACAGATAGCAGCCCCCGCAGCAGTGGGGCCAAAGCAGCAGGGGGAGGTGGCTCTGCAGTGACCAAGgccatctccccacccccacctcccagacaTACACACAGACCTCTACCTCTGAGGCTCTGGAAGCCTAACGGCCGAATAATCTTTGACTAAGCtggggaggaggaaaaaggacAGATGAGGTGTCAATTCAATGACTGGAGATTGTGCACGTGTTGGAGTTtatctgcgtgtgtgtgtgcgtgtgtgtgctctgtgtgtcATAGGATAGCACTATGCCTACTGGGGTCCTCATGGTCTACCACAGAGTGTTGTCTGTTGTCGGTATCCCTTGATTGTGTGGGTTTgtgtgtctgttcataccctggTTATGTGCTTACTTGTGGTTGGGGATATCAGACTcttgtgtatgttttttttttttttttttttttttttgagacagggtcttgctctgttgcccaggctggagtgtgtagcacaatctcggctcacgggaacctccgcctcctgggttcaagtgattctcttgcctcagcctcccaagcagctgggattacaggtgcccgccacgacacctggctaatttttgtatttttagtagagacatggtttcaccatgttgaccaggctggtctcaaactcctgacctcaagtgatccacccacctcaggctcccaaagtgctgggattccaggtgtaagccactgtgccctgccttttgtgtatgtctttattgtgttgtgtgtgtagTTCCCTGTGTACACCTATCCCTGGGTCCCTCTGGGTCTCACACCGTGTTACGTGTGTGTCTGAATGTCACTCTCTGCCTAACTCACTGCCTCAGAGAATGCGTGTGTGGGACAACATGCATATGGCAGGGCTGGCTGTTCTTGTGTGTTCTGTATTTCTGTGAGTCCATGTATACATgcttaaaagaaaacatgtagtctgggtgcggtggcttgtgcctgtaaccccagcactttgggaagttgaggtgggcgggtcacttgaggtcaggagttgtgagaccagcctggccaacatggcgaagttGACCTAAAAatactctactaaaatacaataattaggccgggcatggtggcttacgcctgtagtcccagctactcaggaggctgaggcaggagaattgcttgaacccgggaggcggaggttggaggttgcagtgagctaaaggttgcagtgagccgagactgcaccgctgcactccaacctgggcgacagagcaagactctgtctcaaagggaaaaaaaaaaaaaagaaaaagaaagcatgtgtgtttgtgtgtgtctgatgGCCACCTTTGCTGTGTACTTGTCACTGTTGCGTTTGCATGTGAACATGTGTGGAGAGTAGGCTGGCCTGGTGTCTGTCACTTGCAGGAGGGTGTGTGTGGAAGGAGCTGCATCCTCCTTCAGCCGCTGTGAGCCTCTGGGTTTGGGATCTGGGTGTCTGTCCCCCAGGTCTCTCCTGTGACTCTGAGTCAGCCTGTCTGTTGCTCAGATTGGCTGTCCGGGAAACACAACTGTGCACCTCCCACCTCTCCTTTCAgaatggaaactgaggcccagatggGATGAGACTGGGCTAAGGTCATTCAGCGGGGCTGGAGTGGGTGGGCAAGGTTGATCTGATTATGTCTTTTCCTTATCCGTCATCTGCCTTTTCTGGTTGCTGGCTCTCTggttgctcattcatttattcagtcagcCAGACAGCCATTTAGTCATTTGAAGACCAAAGACTCTAatccacgtgtgtgtgtgtgtgtgtgtgcgcgcgtgcatgCACACTGGTGTGATGCGTCTTTCAGTTTCTGTGGGTCCATCTTTCTCCTTGTCTCTTAGtgtcctttttttcctccttttctttccctcccttcctccttcctttcttccttctttctttttttctttctttctttttttgtttttttgagacagggtcttgctctgtcacccatgctggagtgcagtggcataatcacagctcactgcagtgtcgACTTACcgcactcaagcaatcctccctcctcagcctctcgagtagctaggactacaggtgcacaccaccacgcctggttaatttttaaattttttatggagaaggggtctccctgtgttgctcaggctattcttgaactcctggcctcaagtaatccttctgcctcagcctcccaaagtgctgagattacagacatgagccaccgtgcctggccagtgtcATTTCTTTCTGTATCAGTCTGTCCCTGACCCTCTTTCTGTGCTTTTATCTGTTATCTGTGTCTGTTGGTGTCATTGAGTTGCTGGTactgtctctgtgtgtctgtctctcctaTGGCTCActtcatgctctctctctctctctccccgcacTGCCCCTTTTCTCTCTACTGCTTTGACTCGCTCCCACCCTTCCCCTGGGTCTCTGGGTTTCTCCCTCCTCTCAGAGTGACTCTTTCCTGGGGTCCGTCTCCCCCTACTCCTTTCCTGGATCtctggtctctctttctctggcctcCATCCCTCTCCCAGCTCCCTGGGTTTCCGCCTCTACCTGCCACCTCGCAGGCCAGGCCCTCTATTCCTGTCGCTGTGCCCCGCCTTGCCGGCTGCGTGTCACCCCCGCCCCCTGCCGCGCTGGCTCCCCGTCCATCCCACCAGCCTCGCTGTCCTGGGCAGGCCGGGGAATTCCTCCTGGTTCCTGGAAAAAACAACTGGGGCCGAGAGAAAGGCCCTCAGTCTCCCCAGGCACCCGCCCCCCTCCCTCAGGCCTGGGGGTCTCTCCCGGAGTCGGCCAGCCCGAGGCAGGAAGCCCTGCGGTTTCTGGCTTCTCCCAGGCGGCCTCCGGATCTGGCCCCCGCCCCCCGGCCAACAGCCCAAATATTATTCCGCGGGAGGAGTCGGTGGTGGCGGGAGGAGGCCCTGGCTGAAAGAGGCTTTCAGGGCGGCCAGGCCTGGGGCTTCCTGTCCCCAGGCTCGGGCCTCAGGCCGCCCCAGTGGGGACCTCAGGTGGCCGGAGGGGCGGGGTGTTGTTGTAGGGTCCTTGGGGGAGGGTGGGGCCATCCATCGGGGTGTCTGGTGGCCACCAGCTCTGCTGGCGTGGGCAGGTGTGACCCCCACCCCAGGGACAGCCGGCTGATGTCCAACGTGGAAAAGTACCACGGTCAGACATGGGACGCATGGACAGACACGGGACACCACGAATCAGGGATATGGGGTGGCCATGGGGACACAGGCGGCCCTGGGCTGTGGGCCTAAGGTGACATGGTCCAGGGGAAGGGCCTGTGGGTTGgggcagaggctggggcagggtcccAGCTGTGGGCAGAGGGCTGTCAGCATTAGGAGGCATgagacgatgatgatgatgatgatgatggtaatgatggtgattaTGATAATTAAAAGCTCCTAGGGCTTCCCACGAGTCAGGAATTGTGTTAGCACCTTACAGAACTGATGGGCTGCATCCCTCCCGCTCCCCACAACTTTACTGTTGAAtgaaaccgaggcacagagaggtgaagtaacttgcacAGATAATGAGTGGGGTGCTAGGGcatgaacccaggcagtctgggcCCAGAGTCATTGCCCCTAAGCACCCCGCTGGTCTGCAGGATGGGAGGGACAACGGCAGCCCAGTGTAGTCCTGGGGTCCCAAGCCCTCCCTGGCAGGCACCCCCATTCTCCGCCATAGCCTGCCATATGGGAGGAGGTGGATTCCCAGAAGCCACACGCTCACTGGTGACCAGGCGGTCACAGCTAGGTAGGACATGTGTGTCTAAGTGGCTTGtcactgggctttttttttttttttttttttttgagacggagtctcgctctgtcgcccaggctggagtgcagtggccggatctcagctcactgcaagctccgcctcctgcgttcacgccattctcctgcctcagcctcctgagtagctgggactacaggcgcccgccacctcgcccggctagttttttgtattttttagtagagatggggtttcaccgtgttagccaggatggtctcgatctcctgacctcgtgatccacccatctcggcctcccaaagtgctgggattacaggcttgagccaccgcgcccggccgtcactGGGCTTTATTCGCGTGTCTTGCTGTCAGCGTCTCGATGTCACTGTGTCTGTGGGTTCGTGTGTTACTCCATGATGGGTCTCTGTTCAGCGCATGATGTGTGTGCTTGGATGCCTCTGTGTTGGTGTCCATTGCTGGGTTTGTGTTGGTGTCACTGACTGTCTCACCGTGTACACATGTAGGTGACTGTTCTGTCATTGTCTTCTTTGTGGCCGTCACCACGTTCTCTGTGTCTGTTCATTGCTGTGTGCTTTGTTACTGTGCCTCTGTGCCTGACAGCCTGTTTGCCTGTCATTGTGTTTTCTGTGAGCATGCAGCACGCATCAGTGTGTCTGTCACTGTGTCTGTGACAGGGTGTCTCAGGGACTGTTTATGTCTCCGTCACTCTGGACCTGTCACTGTGGCTCTGTCTATATCTGTCACTGTGTGTCACCGTGTCTATCCCTCTGTGTGTCACCATCTACCCAGGTGTCACTGTGCATGTGTTACTCATCGCCCAGGCCACAGGTGGGTGTGTCGGGCCCACTGGTGCCAAGGCTGTGGCCCAACCCAGCCCACCCTTGCTGACCGTGGGCCAGGCTGGGCGCCTATTTGCAATCCTGCCCCAGGTAAACACCAAGATCCGGAACCCAAGGGCCACCTCCCTCACCTCCGCTC
The sequence above is a segment of the Macaca nemestrina isolate mMacNem1 chromosome 20, mMacNem.hap1, whole genome shotgun sequence genome. Coding sequences within it:
- the LOC105478560 gene encoding hepatocyte nuclear factor 3-gamma → MLGSVKMEAHDLAEWSYYPEAGEVYSPVTPVPTMAPLNSYMTLNPLSSPYPPGGLPASPLPSGPLAPPAPAAPLGPTFPGLGASGGSSSSGYGAPGPGLVHGKEMPKGYRRPLAHAKPPYSYISLITMAIQQAPGKMLTLSEIYQWIMDLFPYYRENQQRWQNSIRHSLSFNDCFVKVARSPDKPGKGSYWALHPSSGNMFENGCYLRRQKRFKLEEKVKKGGSGAATTTRNGTGSAASTTTPPVATVTSPPQPPPPAPEPEAQGGEDVGALDCGSPPSSTPYFTGLELPGELKLDAPYNFNHPFSINNLMSEQTPAPPKLDVGFGGYGAEGGEAGVYYQGLYSRSLLNAS